In a single window of the Elaeis guineensis isolate ETL-2024a chromosome 4, EG11, whole genome shotgun sequence genome:
- the LOC114914095 gene encoding uncharacterized protein has translation MGRGSRWAVFLVVLLCLSGLVVSALGRELASGDGEEKFLWKKKRGKLGFGKGGGVGGGFGKGGGLGGGEGGGFGGGGGFGGGGGAGGGAGGGAGGGFGKGGGFGGGIGKGGGLGGGAGGGFGKGGGLGGGIGKGGGLGGGAGGGYGKGGGLGGGIGKGGGLGGGAGGGFGKGGGIGGGIGKGGGLGGGEGGGLGGGAGGGEGGCGGGGLGGGEGGGHGFGEGGGAGGGFGKGGGIGGGGGGGGGGGFGGGGGVGGGFGKGGGFGKGGGIGGGFGGGGGFGGGVIGGAH, from the coding sequence ATGGGTAGAGGGAGTAGGTGGGCGGTGTTCTTGGTGGTGCTGCTCTGTTTGAGTGGCCTGGTGGTGAGTGCACTGGGGAGGGAATTGGCGAGTGGTGATGGAGAGGAGAAGTTTTTGTGGAAGAAAAAGCGTGGGAAGCTTGGGTTCGGTAAGGGCGGCGGTGTAGGTGGTGGATTTGGAAAGGGTGGTGGGCTTGGCGGTGGTGAAGGTGGTGGGTTTGGTGGGGGAGGTGGATTTGGCGGCGGTGGCGGTGCTGGTGGTGGTGCCGGCGGAGGTGCAGGTGGTGGGTTTGGAAAAGGTGGCGGTTTCGGTGGCGGGATTGGAAAGGGTGGTGGACTTGGTGGTGGTGCTGGTGGTGGGTTTGGAAAAGGTGGTGGTTTAGGTGGCGGGATTGGAAAGGGAGGTGGACTTGGCGGTGGTGCTGGTGGTGGTTATGGAAAAGGTGGTGGTCTAGGTGGCGGAATCGGAAAGGGCGGTGGACTTGGCGGTGGTGCCGGTGGTGGTTTTGGAAAAGGTGGTGGGATAGGTGGTGGAATCGGAAAGGGTGGTGGACTTGGCGGTGGTGAAGGTGGTGGACTCGGCGGTGGTGCTGGCGGTGGCGAAGGAGGTTGTGGAGGTGGTGGACTTGGAGGGGGTGAGGGCGGTGGACATGGTTTCGGTGAGGGAGGTGGCGCTGGTGGAGGATTCGGCAAAGGTGGGGGAataggtggaggaggaggaggcggtggTGGTGGAGGTTTCGGCGGTGGCGGTGGTGTTGGTGGAGGCTTTGGCAAGGGTGGCGGCTTTGGGAAGGGTGGCGGGATCGGAGGAGGATTTGGAGGTGGCGGAGGCTTTGGTGGAGGGGTCATTGGAGGAGCACATTAA
- the LOC105044258 gene encoding pentatricopeptide repeat-containing protein At3g29230-like: MSAFFWRRIYQLSRDCNSISHLKQLLTQIIQSHASNHASSLAALISFSATSPHGDLRIASLLFAHLPNPNSFAYNSMIQGLVNGRLTDHAFLLYIRMNRESLASDNFTFPFLLKACSLLSAVSTGKAIHARILRLGFSIDPYIQSGLVRMYSEFDEVETARHLFDGIPDRDVVLWNSMIGGYVKCGNLESARVLFEEMPAKNVGTYNALIGGYVKFGCMDDASILFEDMPERDIVSWNTMVGAHARSGSVAVARGLFSRAPKKNVATWSAIISGFAQSSRFVDALNMFKYMLVEGPRPKQSILVSVLSCCAHLGALEQGIWIHGYIDRQGIEVDDLLGSSLIDMYSKCGMLQGAISVFDKLEKREACSWTSMIHGLAIHGHAHEALEAFEEMERFKIKPNAITFIAILSACSHAGMVVKGRELFYQMHQVYGLIPMIEHYTCMVDLLSRGNYIKEARELIKSMPMKPDVFVWGALLGGLRIHGQQGLIYEQELGREIVKLEPRDSGAYMLVSNIYASIDQWDDAVRMRGMMERFGIKKNPGCSLIEVEGEVHEFLASGRLSTKSEQAYEMLDRIYKVMEMDNLR; encoded by the coding sequence ATGTCAGCGTTCTTCTGGAGAAGGATATATCAGCTTTCCAGAGACTGCAACTCCATCTCCCATCTCAAACAACTCCTCACGCAAATCATCCAATCCCACGCCTCCAACCACGCTTCCTCTCTCGCCGCGCTCATCTCCTTCTCGGCCACCTCTCCCCACGGCGACTTGCGTATCGCCTCTTTGCTGTTCGCCCATTTACCCAATCCCAACTCTTTCGCCTACAACTCTATGATACAAGGCCTCGTCAATGGCCGCCTAACAGACCACGCGTTCCTCCTTTATATACGAATGAATCGAGAGAGTTTGGCCTCGGACAACTTCACCTTCCCTTTTCTCCTCAAAGCTTGCTCGCTTCTGTCGGCGGTGAGCACCGGCAAAGCCATCCATGCAAGAATTCTGCGGCTCGGGTTTTCCATCGACCCCTACATCCAGAGTGGATTGGTCAGGATGTACTCGGAGTTTGACGAGGTCGAGACCGCTCGTCACTTGTTCGATGGAATTCCAGACAGAGATGTGGTTCTATGGAATTCAATGATCGGGGGTTACGTCAAGTGTGGGAATTTAGAATCGGCTCGCGTGTTGTTTGAGGAGATGCCTGCTAAAAATGTTGGCACATATAATGCACTGATCGGGGGGTATGTGAAGTTTGGATGCATGGATGATGCTTCTATATTGTTCGAGGATATGCCTGAGAGAGATATTGTGTCATGGAACACGATGGTCGGTGCTCATGCGAGATCCGGCTCTGTGGCAGTTGCAAGGGGGCTGTTTAGTCGTGCACCAAAGAAGAATGTTGCTACATGGAGTGCAATCATTTCAGGTTTTGCGCAGAGTAGTCGATTTGTCGATGCTCTCAACATGTTCAAATACATGTTAGTCGAGGGACCAAGACCTAAGCAATCTATTTTGGTGAGTGTTTTGTCATGCTGTGCACACCTTGGGGCTCTAGAGCAAGGGATATGGATTCATGGCTATATAGATAGGCAAGGAATTGAGGTGGATGACTTGCTTGGTTCATCTCTTATAGACATGTACTCTAAGTGTGGGATGCTACAGGGGGCAATATCGGTGTTTGATAAATTAGAGAAAAGAGAAGCCTGCTCATGGACTTCAATGATTCATGGGTTAGCCATACATGGGCATGCCCATGAAGCATTAGAAGCATTTGAAGAAATGGAGAGGTTTAAAATTAAACCCAATGCTATTACGTTCATAGCCATCCTAAGCGCTTGTTCTCATGCAGGAATGGTAGTCAAAGGACGAGAACTTTTTTATCAAATGCATCAAGTTTATGGACTTATCCCTATGATAGAGCATTATACTTGCATGGTCGATCTTCTAAGCAGAGGAAACTATATAAAAGAAGCTCGGGAGCTCATCAAGTCAATGCCAATGAAACCGGATGTGTTCGTGTGGGGTGCGTTGCTTGGAGGGCTAAGGATACATGGCCAACAGGGTCTGATCTACGAACAAGAGTTGGGTAGAGAGATTGTGAAGTTGGAGCCGAGGGACAGTGGGGCATACATGCTAGTGTCAAACATATATGCATCAATTGATCAGTGGGATGATGCGGTAAGGATGAGGGGGATGATGGAGAGGTTTGGAATTAAGAAGAACCCAGGGTGTAGCTTGATTGAGGTCGAAGGTGAGGTTCATGAGTTCTTAGCTAGTGGAAGATTGAGTACCAAGTCTGAACAAGCATATGAGATGTTGGATCGGATATATAAAGTAATGGAGATGGATAATCTGCGATGA
- the LOC109505730 gene encoding uncharacterized protein, with product MWSHASPVSPLGASRKRKDRDWSDSHRTQMPPKAEPNSLAAAHPAPSSNQLLAGYLAHEFLTKGTLFGQRWEPARSEPEKSLETVRPAVRDEPERAKPQRAYVEVSHLVKMGGVHIPGVVNPTQLARWLQM from the coding sequence ATGTGGAGCCACGCGTCTCCCGTATCGCCACTTGGGGCGTCCAGGAAGCGGAAGGACCGGGACTGGTCCGACTCCCATCGGACCCAGATGCCACCAAAAGCCGAGCCGAACTCCTTGGCGGCGGCTCACCCGGCTCCGTCCAGCAACCAGCTTCTAGCCGGTTACCTGGCCCACGAGTTCCTCACCAAAGGGACCCTCTTCGGCCAGCGGTGGGAGCCGGCCCGGTCCGAACCGGAGAAAAGCCTGGAGACGGTTCGACCGGCTGTCCGGGACGAGCCGGAGCGGGCCAAGCCGCAGAGGGCGTACGTGGAGGTGTCGCACTTGGTGAAGATGGGAGGGGTCCACATTCCGGGAGTCGTCAACCCGACACAGTTGGCTCGGTGGCTCCAGATGTGA